The Bacillus sp. Y1 genome has a window encoding:
- a CDS encoding nucleotide sugar dehydrogenase translates to MSKNIELNSAAKELLNKIETRTATIGVVGLGYVGLPLAVEKAKAGFKVIGFDVQQSRVDQVNDGINYIGDVVNEELSEITQNGQLVATTDYSRIQEVDAVAICVPTPLDMYQQPDTSYVESSGAEITKYLHEGMLIVLESTTYPGTTEEVLKPILEKSGLVCGEQFFLAYSPERVDPGNKHYNTKNTPKVVGGITPACTEIASVMYKSVLEGEVHQVSSPAVAEMEKILENTFRHINIALANEMAVLCNRMGIDVWEVIDAAATKPYGFMPFYPGPGLGGHCIPIDPFYLTWKAREYNYHTKLIELAGEINNAMPEFVIERAMKLLNEDRKPLNGSKVVLLGMAYKKDIDDVRESPSLEIAELLEKSGADWIAVDPYVSQFKLNNEVIKTVDLSVELIQSADLVIITTDHTDFDYEMIARNSLSIFDTRNALKGYKDLAKKYHRL, encoded by the coding sequence TTGAGTAAAAACATAGAATTAAATTCAGCAGCAAAAGAATTATTGAACAAAATAGAAACAAGAACTGCAACAATTGGTGTTGTTGGACTTGGTTATGTTGGGTTACCTCTTGCGGTAGAAAAGGCTAAAGCTGGCTTCAAGGTCATTGGCTTTGATGTTCAACAATCTAGAGTAGACCAAGTAAATGATGGAATAAATTATATCGGTGATGTGGTCAATGAAGAACTTTCTGAGATTACTCAAAATGGTCAGTTAGTGGCTACTACTGATTATTCTAGAATTCAAGAGGTAGACGCAGTAGCAATTTGTGTACCAACACCTCTTGATATGTATCAACAACCTGATACTTCTTATGTAGAAAGTTCAGGAGCAGAAATCACTAAGTACCTACACGAGGGAATGTTGATTGTACTTGAGAGCACAACATATCCTGGCACTACTGAAGAAGTATTAAAACCGATTCTTGAAAAATCAGGTCTTGTTTGTGGGGAACAATTCTTTTTAGCTTATTCTCCTGAACGAGTGGACCCAGGGAATAAACATTATAATACTAAAAATACCCCAAAGGTAGTTGGTGGTATCACTCCTGCATGTACAGAAATTGCTTCTGTTATGTACAAAAGCGTTCTTGAAGGAGAAGTTCATCAAGTATCTAGTCCAGCAGTAGCAGAAATGGAAAAAATCCTTGAGAATACATTCCGCCATATAAATATCGCATTAGCAAATGAAATGGCTGTGTTATGTAATCGTATGGGTATTGATGTATGGGAAGTTATTGATGCTGCAGCAACAAAGCCGTATGGTTTTATGCCTTTCTATCCAGGCCCAGGATTAGGTGGCCATTGTATTCCGATTGATCCGTTCTATTTAACATGGAAGGCTCGAGAGTACAACTACCATACGAAATTAATCGAATTAGCTGGTGAAATTAACAATGCTATGCCGGAGTTCGTTATTGAACGTGCCATGAAGTTACTGAATGAAGACCGTAAGCCGTTAAATGGCTCAAAGGTAGTTTTATTAGGTATGGCATATAAGAAAGACATTGATGATGTAAGGGAATCTCCATCATTAGAAATTGCTGAATTACTTGAAAAATCAGGAGCGGATTGGATAGCGGTTGACCCTTATGTAAGCCAGTTTAAGTTAAACAATGAAGTGATTAAAACAGTCGATTTATCTGTGGAACTAATTCAGTCAGCTGATTTAGTTATTATTACAACAGATCATACAGATTTTGACTATGAAATGATTGCAAGAAACTCCCTATCAATTTTTGACACAAGAAATGCATTAAAAGGTTATAAAGACCTAGCGAAAAAATACCATCGTTTGTAA
- a CDS encoding sugar transferase, with product MEGKASLPYKQPNYMVNDLVKRLFDIFLSFVGLVLLSPILLVISIIIKLTSSGPVFFKQIRVGRYEKNFKILKFRTMVVDAEKKGAQITVGRDSRITGIGHFLRKYKFDELPQLFNVLIGDMSLVGPRPEVPKYTQYYNKEQRSIFQIRPGITDYASIKYSDENEILAKSSQPEKTYIEEIMVDKLNLNLQYLKDRSIVTDLKIIMNTILKIVR from the coding sequence ATGGAAGGGAAAGCATCGCTACCGTATAAACAGCCCAATTATATGGTAAATGACCTTGTAAAGAGATTATTCGACATATTTCTATCGTTTGTTGGTTTAGTTCTCCTATCTCCGATTTTATTAGTTATTAGTATAATCATTAAGCTCACTTCTTCTGGGCCTGTTTTTTTTAAGCAGATCCGAGTAGGAAGATATGAGAAAAACTTTAAAATCTTAAAGTTTCGAACGATGGTTGTAGATGCGGAGAAAAAAGGAGCACAGATTACTGTAGGGAGAGATAGTAGAATAACAGGAATCGGGCACTTCTTAAGAAAATATAAGTTTGATGAGCTACCCCAATTATTTAATGTGTTAATTGGGGATATGAGCTTAGTTGGACCAAGGCCAGAGGTTCCTAAGTATACTCAGTATTATAACAAAGAGCAAAGAAGTATTTTTCAAATTCGTCCTGGAATTACTGACTATGCATCAATAAAGTACAGTGATGAAAACGAAATATTAGCAAAAAGTTCCCAACCAGAAAAGACATATATAGAGGAAATAATGGTTGATAAATTAAACTTAAATCTGCAATATTTAAAAGATCGTTCTATTGTTACAGATCTTAAGATTATTATGAATACCATTCTGAAAATTGTGAGATGA
- a CDS encoding cell wall-binding repeat-containing protein has product MFFKSFSRLILLFLFIIAVPSFANAEDALDIPTRIEGKDRFEVATNIAKKWTSSETVVIANYLAFADALTASPLAYKHNAPILLTHPGSLTAQTREEITRLGAKKIYIIGGEGSVSNQVQQELVNLGKEVVRISGKDRFEVSERVAMEVGINGSIVVANGLVFADALTIAPYASVNGSPILLTRNNELPPNIITLIQAHPIHNSVIVGGEASVAPSVAAQLPNPERIGGRDRYEVAANIAQRFGQNRSKVYIATGQTFADALAGSVLAAKENAVMLLANKDQITDYTSNIVKQKNVPITILGGTGSVKDNVVQSLSNIVPSQRPIIYLVPHQDDEILSFGVDIRNELSKGRDVHLVLLTAGEESGARDILNGALDFESSPPYLAGQRVYCQVHGRYHDPVKEGYMHGPLSPGEFANARTDEYVRASKALGVPPQNIHTDFISRGSYDGTSVKNILQKYLTTYPNAEVRTMSWFDYHSAHALLGRTIKGMQEDGLLARYQAKFLLSIYTDRFYNVKAPMETIRVDLINTNDKNYMVNAINEYKRFEPRNGIYGVGYHSVSSQFDSLAKNTYTKIHY; this is encoded by the coding sequence ATGTTCTTTAAAAGTTTTTCACGCTTAATTTTGCTTTTTTTATTTATTATTGCAGTACCATCTTTTGCAAATGCTGAAGATGCGTTAGATATTCCTACAAGAATTGAAGGAAAAGATCGGTTTGAAGTGGCTACTAATATCGCAAAAAAGTGGACTTCTTCCGAAACAGTAGTAATAGCCAATTATTTAGCTTTTGCAGATGCACTTACAGCGTCCCCATTGGCTTATAAACACAATGCACCGATTCTTTTGACCCACCCAGGGTCATTAACTGCTCAAACTCGTGAAGAGATTACTAGATTAGGAGCAAAAAAGATTTATATCATTGGTGGAGAGGGCAGTGTATCAAATCAAGTTCAGCAAGAATTAGTTAACTTAGGTAAAGAGGTTGTTAGGATTAGTGGGAAAGATCGGTTTGAAGTTTCAGAACGAGTAGCAATGGAAGTTGGAATAAATGGTTCAATCGTCGTAGCTAACGGATTGGTCTTCGCAGACGCCCTAACGATTGCACCTTATGCATCAGTTAATGGATCCCCTATTCTGTTGACAAGAAATAATGAGCTACCTCCGAATATTATAACCCTTATTCAAGCACACCCTATTCATAATAGTGTAATTGTAGGGGGCGAGGCGAGTGTTGCTCCTAGTGTTGCAGCTCAATTGCCGAATCCTGAAAGAATAGGTGGTAGAGATCGTTATGAAGTAGCTGCTAATATTGCTCAAAGATTTGGACAAAATAGAAGTAAAGTTTACATAGCTACGGGTCAAACATTTGCAGATGCCTTAGCTGGCTCTGTATTAGCTGCCAAAGAGAATGCTGTCATGTTACTTGCGAATAAAGACCAAATAACCGATTATACTAGCAATATAGTAAAGCAAAAGAATGTACCTATTACTATTTTAGGCGGTACAGGGTCAGTTAAAGATAATGTGGTTCAAAGTCTATCAAATATTGTACCTAGCCAGAGACCTATCATCTATTTAGTTCCTCATCAAGATGATGAGATATTATCTTTTGGGGTTGATATTCGTAATGAGCTCTCGAAAGGACGAGATGTTCATCTAGTACTTCTAACAGCAGGAGAAGAGTCAGGGGCAAGAGATATACTTAACGGAGCCCTGGATTTCGAGTCAAGTCCTCCATATTTAGCTGGACAAAGAGTTTACTGTCAGGTACACGGAAGGTACCATGATCCGGTAAAAGAAGGCTACATGCATGGACCGCTTTCACCTGGTGAATTTGCTAATGCACGAACAGATGAGTATGTTAGAGCAAGTAAAGCTTTAGGGGTACCGCCACAAAATATTCATACAGATTTTATTTCTAGAGGTAGCTACGATGGAACTTCTGTGAAGAATATTTTACAAAAATACTTAACTACCTACCCTAATGCTGAAGTTAGAACGATGTCATGGTTCGATTACCATAGTGCACATGCTTTATTAGGACGTACAATAAAAGGGATGCAAGAAGATGGCTTGTTAGCACGTTACCAAGCGAAATTTTTATTATCCATTTATACGGACCGATTTTATAATGTAAAAGCTCCAATGGAAACCATTAGAGTTGACTTGATAAATACCAATGATAAAAACTATATGGTAAATGCTATTAATGAGTATAAACGATTTGAGCCTCGTAATGGTATTTATGGAGTGGGCTATCACTCGGTGTCATCACAATTTGATTCATTGGCAAAAAATACTTATACAAAAATACATTATTAA
- a CDS encoding glycosyltransferase family 4 protein, with amino-acid sequence MKVCHLTSVHPAEDIRIFVKECRYLSQSGLDVTLVVGNSETYIKDDVKIVGVPIQAGNRYVRILMGPIKIYQKALEVDADVYHFHDPELLPVGILLQRKGKKVIYDVHEDVPEQVLSKEWIPAPFRRLISKAVKGIEKYASSRFSAVVTATPTINERFKTYNSNSVVIHNFPIMNELNMDEANLDNKKKETAIYIGGITRLRGISEMVDAFEIINQQETIPLSLAGKFSPEKLEEEMKAKNGWDYVDHAGWLTREEVKEYLSRAFVGLVLLHPEPRYIVSYPIKLFEYMSAGIPVIASNFPLWEQIIQDSGCGVSVDPLNPEAISDAVLWFYRNPEEAKKMGASGRKAIIEKYNWEKEAERLVELYRAL; translated from the coding sequence ATGAAAGTATGTCATTTGACATCTGTGCATCCAGCAGAGGATATTCGTATTTTTGTAAAAGAATGTCGATATCTTTCACAGAGTGGGTTGGATGTAACTCTTGTTGTTGGAAATAGTGAAACGTACATAAAAGATGATGTGAAGATTGTTGGCGTCCCTATCCAGGCTGGTAATAGGTATGTGAGGATTCTTATGGGGCCAATTAAAATCTATCAAAAGGCTTTGGAAGTTGATGCAGATGTGTATCATTTTCATGATCCTGAATTGCTTCCAGTTGGAATATTACTTCAACGTAAGGGGAAGAAGGTAATCTACGACGTACATGAAGATGTACCTGAGCAAGTCCTTTCGAAAGAATGGATACCAGCACCCTTTAGGAGACTTATTTCCAAGGCAGTAAAGGGAATTGAAAAATATGCTTCTAGCAGGTTTAGTGCTGTTGTGACTGCTACACCGACGATTAATGAAAGGTTTAAAACCTATAATTCGAATAGTGTAGTGATTCATAATTTCCCAATTATGAATGAGCTTAATATGGATGAGGCAAACCTAGATAACAAGAAGAAAGAAACGGCTATATATATTGGTGGGATTACAAGGCTTCGAGGCATTAGTGAGATGGTCGATGCATTTGAAATCATTAATCAGCAAGAAACCATTCCATTATCCCTTGCAGGGAAGTTTTCTCCAGAGAAGCTTGAGGAAGAAATGAAAGCCAAGAATGGGTGGGATTATGTAGATCATGCGGGCTGGTTAACGAGAGAAGAGGTTAAAGAATATCTTTCCCGTGCTTTCGTTGGCCTGGTTCTTTTACATCCAGAGCCTCGTTATATTGTTTCTTATCCGATAAAGTTATTCGAGTATATGTCTGCAGGAATTCCTGTTATTGCTTCTAATTTTCCTCTTTGGGAGCAAATCATACAGGATAGTGGATGTGGTGTATCCGTTGATCCATTAAATCCAGAAGCCATTTCAGATGCTGTGCTTTGGTTCTATCGAAACCCGGAAGAGGCAAAGAAAATGGGGGCCAGTGGTAGGAAAGCTATTATTGAAAAGTACAACTGGGAAAAAGAAGCTGAGAGACTCGTTGAATTATATAGAGCTTTATAA
- a CDS encoding SpoIID/LytB domain-containing protein has product MKGRKLPLKLLLSLSLAASVIGGTASGAEASTISVKLVNYTGNRASIDFNTEGTYKLANNNTRISGKDRFEVANNVASSGWNNAGTVLVVNYLAFADALSASPLAYKFDAPILLTKPNELPQETEAKIRSLNPSRIVIVGGTGSISSGVENKLRTITATVDRIGGKDRFEVAKHISDQLGQTNQAIVTNGLVFADALSIAPYAAKNQIPILLTRNNSLPDATKQALQNKNSTLVIGGEGSVNNNVYSQLNGPSRIGGRDRYEVSANIINQLNLNASTVYLSTGLSFADALTGSVLAAKQGAPLLLTKPNELPSIVSSTIQQKQTSIVNVLGGPASVSEAVVGSLPNEYHIQAGVTHTVKSENGRLLLLKSGQLVKDFGTTTFTLTSAYSGSNKITLYGSAPRTYLGNMDFALEGAYVRPYNKNIPFEDYLKGVVPREMPSSWGLQGGMEALKAQAIAARTYSIRDMGKTVVDSQAYQVYGGYDWADTTSAAVEATKNQVMKYNGQLISAVYSSSNGGRTATNTDEWGTTKLGYLSNQDDPYDTSFTWNVKINKKQIDMNGKDLVNYGYWWWNTSELDSDLVTKLKTWLSNNGHANKDIRIAEIKDFVVAPERNGAGRAINAFLQFDFYVYGETENGQIKKQTASMSQSVKEFRSMFGTINFKSTLLHSVDHIVDTDSKEKIVINGSGFGHGVGLSQHGAYNRSKAGQNYGDILRFYYPGAQLTNY; this is encoded by the coding sequence TTGAAGGGAAGAAAGCTACCCCTTAAGCTTTTGTTAAGTCTTTCTTTGGCCGCTTCCGTTATTGGAGGAACAGCAAGTGGTGCTGAGGCTTCTACGATTTCTGTCAAGTTAGTAAATTATACAGGTAATCGTGCATCGATCGATTTTAACACAGAGGGAACATACAAACTAGCAAATAACAATACCCGTATTTCAGGAAAAGATCGCTTTGAAGTGGCAAATAATGTTGCATCGAGTGGCTGGAATAATGCGGGAACTGTGCTTGTAGTTAACTATTTAGCCTTTGCGGATGCTTTATCAGCTTCACCTTTGGCATATAAATTTGATGCTCCCATTTTGTTAACTAAGCCAAATGAACTACCACAGGAAACTGAAGCTAAAATAAGAAGCTTAAATCCTAGTAGAATTGTTATTGTTGGAGGAACCGGTAGTATTTCTTCGGGTGTAGAAAACAAGTTGAGAACTATCACAGCTACGGTTGATCGAATTGGTGGAAAAGACCGTTTCGAGGTTGCAAAGCATATTTCAGATCAATTAGGACAAACTAACCAGGCGATTGTGACTAATGGTTTGGTGTTTGCGGATGCACTTTCGATTGCACCATATGCAGCGAAGAATCAAATTCCTATTTTGCTAACACGTAACAATAGCTTGCCGGACGCTACTAAGCAAGCATTACAGAATAAAAATTCTACACTTGTTATTGGTGGAGAGGGAAGTGTAAATAATAACGTTTATAGTCAGTTAAATGGACCTAGTAGAATTGGTGGACGTGATAGATATGAGGTTTCAGCGAATATTATTAACCAGTTAAATCTCAATGCTAGTACGGTTTACCTATCAACGGGTCTTTCATTTGCGGACGCGTTGACTGGATCTGTCTTAGCAGCTAAACAAGGAGCACCTCTACTCTTAACGAAGCCAAATGAATTACCTAGTATTGTATCAAGTACAATTCAACAAAAGCAAACATCCATTGTTAACGTACTTGGTGGTCCAGCTTCTGTATCGGAAGCTGTTGTAGGAAGTCTTCCTAATGAATACCACATTCAGGCAGGGGTCACCCATACTGTAAAATCCGAAAATGGAAGACTGCTATTATTAAAATCAGGGCAGTTAGTAAAGGATTTTGGTACTACTACATTTACTCTTACAAGTGCTTATTCTGGCTCTAATAAGATTACCCTTTATGGAAGTGCTCCAAGAACCTATTTAGGAAATATGGACTTTGCTCTAGAGGGAGCTTATGTCAGACCTTATAATAAAAACATTCCATTTGAGGACTATCTTAAAGGAGTAGTTCCTAGAGAAATGCCATCGTCTTGGGGTCTACAGGGCGGAATGGAAGCTTTAAAGGCACAAGCAATAGCAGCAAGAACCTATTCAATTAGAGATATGGGCAAAACAGTGGTTGATTCTCAGGCTTATCAAGTATATGGTGGATATGACTGGGCGGACACAACAAGTGCTGCTGTAGAGGCAACAAAAAACCAAGTAATGAAATATAATGGTCAATTAATTTCTGCGGTTTATTCATCTAGTAATGGAGGAAGAACCGCTACCAACACAGATGAGTGGGGAACTACGAAACTAGGTTATCTTTCAAATCAAGATGACCCATACGATACGTCATTTACTTGGAATGTAAAGATTAATAAGAAACAAATTGATATGAACGGTAAGGACCTAGTAAACTACGGGTATTGGTGGTGGAATACTTCAGAGTTAGATTCTGATTTGGTCACGAAGTTAAAGACATGGCTAAGTAATAATGGACATGCTAATAAAGACATCAGAATTGCAGAGATTAAGGACTTTGTTGTTGCTCCAGAAAGAAATGGTGCGGGACGTGCGATAAATGCATTCCTTCAGTTTGATTTCTATGTATATGGTGAAACAGAGAACGGCCAGATCAAAAAACAAACTGCTTCTATGTCCCAAAGCGTGAAGGAATTTAGAAGTATGTTTGGAACGATAAACTTTAAGAGTACATTGTTGCATTCCGTGGACCATATTGTAGATACTGACTCTAAGGAGAAAATTGTTATCAATGGTTCAGGATTCGGACATGGGGTAGGGTTAAGCCAACATGGAGCTTATAACCGATCAAAAGCAGGGCAGAATTACGGAGACATCCTGAGGTTCTATTATCCTGGTGCACAGCTCACAAACTACTAA
- a CDS encoding glycosyltransferase gives MKKLVLLTSSFPYPPGEDFLTNEVYILAKYFSEIIIVPTNPPPPRVKKKNLPDNVWVLESHFKLTSKPVELLIRISKILADFSTLKWAFREYRIAKKHGLTAVLKMINWLGISNDTKDVLKKYNLEEKDLIFYSYWLTPSATALALMKERMPELKAFSRVHGGDLYLERHNPAYIPFQGIVLRELDQIFSISDNGKEYLEKRYSNIEMKVQVSRLGTVNHLHLPYQRNNREPNKLRLISCSYLKPVKRIHLLVEALKKCDYTIEWTHIGDGPEKDHIEALIKTLPSNIKVYMLGNLNNEDVISNYEMNTYDLFINVSESEGIPVTIMEACSFGIPVLATDVGGLRKL, from the coding sequence ATGAAAAAGTTAGTATTATTAACAAGCAGCTTTCCTTATCCACCTGGAGAGGATTTTTTAACTAATGAAGTCTATATTTTAGCAAAATATTTCTCGGAAATTATTATTGTACCAACAAATCCACCTCCTCCGAGAGTGAAGAAAAAGAATCTACCCGACAATGTTTGGGTTTTAGAGTCACACTTTAAATTAACAAGTAAACCAGTTGAATTACTTATCAGAATAAGTAAAATACTTGCCGATTTTTCTACACTAAAATGGGCTTTTCGGGAGTATAGAATTGCCAAGAAACATGGTTTAACTGCAGTTTTAAAAATGATTAATTGGCTAGGGATATCTAATGATACTAAAGATGTATTGAAGAAGTATAATCTGGAAGAAAAGGATCTTATCTTTTATTCCTATTGGCTTACTCCTTCCGCAACTGCACTAGCATTGATGAAGGAAAGGATGCCGGAATTGAAAGCTTTTTCCCGCGTTCATGGTGGCGACTTATATCTTGAGAGACACAATCCTGCATATATTCCTTTTCAAGGTATTGTTTTAAGAGAACTTGATCAAATTTTCTCTATTTCTGATAATGGTAAGGAGTATTTAGAGAAAAGGTATAGCAACATAGAGATGAAAGTTCAAGTAAGTAGATTAGGTACGGTAAACCACTTGCACTTGCCATACCAAAGAAATAACCGAGAACCTAATAAATTAAGACTAATTAGTTGCTCATATCTAAAGCCTGTAAAAAGGATCCATTTATTAGTGGAAGCTCTGAAGAAATGCGACTATACAATTGAATGGACGCACATAGGTGACGGTCCAGAGAAGGATCATATAGAGGCATTAATAAAAACACTTCCAAGCAACATTAAGGTCTACATGCTTGGAAACTTAAATAATGAAGATGTTATAAGCAATTACGAAATGAATACATATGATCTTTTTATAAATGTAAGTGAAAGTGAAGGGATTCCTGTGACGATCATGGAAGCTTGTAGCTTCGGTATCCCTGTACTAGCAACGGATGTTGGGGGACTTCGGAAATTGTGA
- a CDS encoding cell wall-binding repeat-containing protein, translating into MKKIVLLLLALVIMVFNPIFTSAAGTAERLAGADRFEVAVNVSNKGWVNGASTVVLVNYNAYADALSAAPLAYKLDGPILLTHPTQLTEVTKNEILRLRPSQVIIAGGTGSVSDTVIQQVRSLGISNVRRIDGVNRYEVALNVSKELPPSSSVVMAYGLNFPDALAIAPYAARNGYPILLTATNDLPAKTREALAFRNPQSTIIVGGEGSISNNVQSQLPSPMRIGGKDRYEVATNIIRTLNLNTSKVQLATGLTFADALTGSVLAAKEDTPLLLTAPTALPETTRALIVEKNISNFLILGGLGSVSQKVASQVSGPLGGLKIVVDAGHGGVDPGAIGNGLSEEDVVLDVAKRVKPKLESLGAIVVMTRESDVYPSLSQRVDLANSQNANAFISVHANSSTSSSANGTETYWNSLYFGEESKALASSIQQQLVNNMGTYNRGVKEGPFYVIKNTTMPSVLVELAFISNSSDAKKLGDPAYRERAAEAIYQGVVNYYQVR; encoded by the coding sequence TTGAAAAAAATAGTATTGCTACTTTTAGCACTTGTCATTATGGTGTTTAATCCAATTTTCACTTCTGCGGCTGGGACTGCAGAGAGATTGGCTGGTGCTGACCGTTTCGAGGTGGCCGTTAATGTGTCTAACAAGGGGTGGGTAAATGGTGCTAGCACTGTAGTATTAGTAAATTACAATGCCTATGCAGATGCTTTGTCTGCTGCGCCTCTTGCCTATAAATTAGATGGTCCGATCTTATTGACACACCCTACTCAGTTAACAGAGGTAACTAAAAATGAAATTCTTCGTCTTAGACCAAGTCAAGTGATTATTGCTGGCGGAACGGGCAGTGTAAGTGATACCGTTATTCAGCAGGTTCGATCACTTGGTATATCTAATGTACGAAGAATTGACGGAGTAAATCGTTATGAGGTGGCACTTAATGTTTCGAAGGAACTTCCGCCATCTTCAAGCGTAGTAATGGCTTATGGATTAAACTTCCCAGATGCCTTAGCAATTGCTCCTTATGCAGCAAGAAATGGATACCCAATCTTGCTTACAGCAACTAATGATCTTCCGGCGAAGACTCGTGAAGCATTGGCTTTTAGAAATCCTCAATCTACCATTATCGTTGGGGGAGAAGGAAGTATCAGTAATAATGTACAAAGTCAGCTTCCCTCCCCTATGCGAATTGGAGGTAAGGATCGCTACGAGGTTGCCACAAATATTATTAGGACATTAAATTTAAATACGAGTAAAGTACAACTTGCAACTGGACTAACTTTTGCCGATGCATTAACGGGTTCTGTATTAGCAGCTAAAGAGGATACGCCTCTTTTACTTACTGCACCAACAGCCCTCCCAGAAACAACTAGAGCATTGATCGTTGAGAAGAACATCAGTAACTTTTTAATACTTGGAGGATTAGGGTCAGTTTCTCAAAAGGTTGCTAGCCAAGTGTCAGGTCCACTAGGTGGTTTAAAAATCGTTGTAGATGCAGGACACGGAGGAGTTGATCCGGGGGCAATTGGAAATGGTTTGAGTGAGGAAGACGTTGTTCTTGATGTAGCTAAGAGAGTAAAACCAAAGCTAGAGAGTCTAGGGGCAATCGTTGTGATGACTCGTGAATCAGATGTGTACCCGTCTCTTTCTCAACGTGTTGATTTAGCAAATAGCCAAAATGCAAATGCCTTTATTAGTGTTCATGCGAACTCTTCTACATCATCTTCTGCAAATGGAACTGAGACCTATTGGAACAGCTTGTATTTTGGAGAAGAAAGTAAGGCTTTAGCGTCATCTATTCAACAACAGCTTGTCAATAACATGGGGACTTATAATCGCGGGGTTAAAGAAGGTCCGTTTTATGTTATAAAGAATACAACTATGCCAAGTGTTCTTGTTGAGTTGGCATTTATCTCTAATTCAAGTGATGCAAAAAAACTGGGTGATCCAGCTTACCGTGAGCGTGCAGCTGAAGCGATATATCAGGGTGTAGTAAACTATTACCAAGTTAGATAG
- a CDS encoding flippase, producing the protein MKHEQNSFLSNSIITLTRQFASIVIGFLLLIVVANSLGKEGQGDYTLITYLPLMVMTFLNLGLNSSTVYFVSKKDISVDTAFSTNIITAVILSIIGIVSGYIATVVLAESMYNNVNLVILQISLFALPGMFLMIFLQTLIQGLQNFKAFNTALVIQQMSTVTFMLLFLLLFDWDLIGAVYAFGLGYIVSVFYMTYFLVVKVRAKFSVKLFSFNYLKNMLSYGIKAHISNMMTFLNYRQDVFLLGLFSTSASVGVYSLAVNLGERLSIFSQSFSQVLLPKISSLEVESDRNKITSMVSRFILIFITLISIVLFFLSDLIFRLFFPEYPESSLLLKLLLPGLTVLAVEKILSNDLAGRGKPEINMYVSFFNVGFNIILNLFLIPKYGAVGAAISSSVTYVFSFIIKVLVYKHVTKLKVNQFLLVNREDFILVKKLVRKVTSRGTN; encoded by the coding sequence ATGAAGCATGAACAGAATTCCTTTTTATCCAATAGTATCATTACTCTAACTAGGCAGTTCGCAAGTATCGTCATTGGATTTTTACTGCTTATTGTGGTAGCAAACTCGTTAGGGAAGGAAGGACAAGGTGATTACACATTAATTACCTATTTACCGTTGATGGTAATGACTTTCCTTAATCTAGGTCTTAACTCATCAACAGTATATTTTGTTAGCAAGAAAGATATATCAGTAGACACTGCTTTTTCAACAAATATAATCACAGCTGTTATTTTATCTATCATTGGTATCGTTTCTGGTTACATAGCAACTGTGGTTTTGGCGGAATCTATGTATAATAATGTAAATTTAGTGATACTACAAATAAGTTTATTTGCATTACCAGGAATGTTTCTAATGATTTTTTTACAAACGCTTATCCAAGGGCTTCAAAACTTTAAAGCCTTTAATACAGCTCTTGTGATACAACAAATGTCAACTGTTACCTTTATGCTCTTATTTTTACTTTTGTTTGACTGGGATCTAATAGGGGCAGTATATGCGTTTGGCCTAGGATATATTGTTTCTGTTTTTTATATGACCTATTTTTTAGTAGTAAAAGTAAGAGCAAAGTTTTCGGTAAAACTATTTTCTTTCAACTACTTAAAAAATATGTTGTCATACGGAATAAAAGCTCATATTAGTAACATGATGACATTCCTAAATTATAGGCAGGATGTGTTTCTATTAGGATTGTTCTCTACGAGTGCGTCAGTTGGGGTCTATTCATTGGCAGTTAATTTAGGAGAGAGGCTATCCATTTTTTCACAATCCTTTTCACAGGTTCTATTGCCTAAGATCTCCTCTTTAGAAGTGGAATCAGACAGAAATAAGATCACTTCTATGGTGAGTAGATTTATATTAATCTTCATTACACTAATAAGTATAGTATTGTTTTTTCTGTCAGACCTGATATTTCGTTTGTTTTTCCCGGAATACCCTGAAAGCTCATTATTGTTAAAGTTGCTATTACCAGGGTTAACGGTATTAGCAGTGGAGAAAATTCTCTCTAATGATTTAGCTGGTAGAGGAAAACCAGAAATAAATATGTACGTATCCTTCTTTAATGTTGGATTTAATATTATCTTAAATCTATTCCTAATCCCTAAATATGGGGCAGTTGGGGCTGCTATTTCATCCTCTGTTACTTATGTATTCAGCTTTATAATTAAAGTATTGGTGTACAAACATGTAACAAAGCTAAAGGTAAATCAATTCTTATTGGTTAATAGAGAAGACTTTATTCTTGTTAAAAAGTTAGTAAGAAAAGTCACCTCTAGAGGAACAAACTAA